A genomic region of Haliotis asinina isolate JCU_RB_2024 chromosome 1, JCU_Hal_asi_v2, whole genome shotgun sequence contains the following coding sequences:
- the LOC137297950 gene encoding uncharacterized protein, whose product MYSIWMYLLLGVWFCESAGSELIFTAEPHHLRLHGRSPPWFTLSCSMTNTSAIKDVYIIEIGRQSKHPMVSLSALDPHTAHVLDKPNIHRMKSQGRIGARSSHLLVKVTNALCEDVTSYYCLTFFVNSTQKAIQEDRRMLSVKGSDVTVEISPSTYVPGQTTNMSVTCIFERLTTNVHYAVLGRKVNGKKSPIAALNTTHRVPVGGSISERLTLMGGIENTSIVRLEANLSPVLCEDVTQYYCIVNYTSGSVVKTAEDTSEVTGHCYDTTPSRLSTTHSFSTLSEDPRKRHPGYTARSPTQEPTVTILMCMMFLGQVTRRD is encoded by the exons ATGTATTCCATTTGGATGTATCTCCTGTTGGGTGTCTGGTTTTGTGAATCAG CAGGAAGTGAACTTATATTTACTGCCGAACCACACCATCTACGTTTACACGGTCGCTCTCCGCCATGGTTTACGCTTAGCTGTTCAATGACTAATACCAGTGCCATCAAAGACGTGTATATTATCGAGATTGGACGCCAATCCAAGCATCCAATGGTATCCCTATCTGCCTTGGACCCCCATACAGCTCACGTCCTGGATAAACCCAACATACATCGCATGAAATCTCAAGGTCGAATCGGAGCAAGATCATCACACCTtctggtcaaggtcaccaatGCTCTTTGTGAAGACGTTACGTCATACTATTGTTTGACATTCTTTGTTAACTCCACGCAGAAAGCGATACAAGAAGACAGAAGGATGCTGTCGGTCAAAG GATCTGATGTCACAGTGGAAATATCACCGTCCACCTACGTCCCGGGCCAGACTACAAACATGTCAGTAACTTGTATCTTTGAGAGGCTTACAACAAATGTGCATTACGCTGTGTTAGGACGGAAAGTGAATGGAAAGAAGTCTCCAATTGCAGCCCTCAACACAACCCACCGGGTTCCTGTGGGCGGATCTATTTCAGAAAGGTTAACCTTGATGGGTGGAATTGAAAATACGTCAATAGTACGGTTGGAAGCTAATCTGTCACCAGTCTTGTGTGAAGACGTCACACAGTATTATTGCATAGTCAATTACACTTCAGGGAGTGTGGTCAAAACAGCTGAAGATACTTCTGAGGTGACTGGACACTGTTACG ACACAACCCCAAGTCGCCTGTCGACCACGCACTCAT tttcaacacTCTCCGAAGACCCTCGAAAGAGGCATCCAG GATATACAGCAAGATCCCCTACACAAGAACCAACTGTCACCATCCTAATGTGTATGATGTTTCTTGGCCAAGTCACTCGGAGAGACTGA
- the LOC137285019 gene encoding helix-loop-helix protein 15-like — protein MRASPFEPHPHRIPVDEPEVGKMHTEVTSDKMTFTSIENGLNSESDVRDSDDDCKDSLPLASRGHRGGNQENTQLSREERRRRRRATVKYRTAHATRERIRVEAFNVAFAELRKLLPTLPPDKKLSKIEILRLAICYISYLNHVLDLT, from the coding sequence AATTCCTGTTGATGAACCGGAAGTTGGGAAAATGCACACGGAAGTGACATCAGACAAAATGACTTTTACGAGCATAGAAAATGGTTTGAACTCTGAGAGCGACGTCAGAGATTCAGATGATGACTGCAAGGACAGTTTACCTTTGGCCTCCAGAGGTCATCGTGgtggaaatcaagaaaatacACAACTCAGTAGAGAAGAGAGGAGACGTCGTCGCCGAGCAACAGTGAAGTACCGCACTGCGCATGCAACAAGGGAGAGAATTCGTGTCGAGGCCTTCAACGTGGCTTTTGCTGAGCTGCGGAAATTACTACCAACGCTTCCGCCGGACAAGAAACTGTCGAAGATAGAAATCCTTCGTCTTGCGATCTGCTATATTTCATACCTCAACCACGTCCTTGATCTTACCTAA